A window of the Diospyros lotus cultivar Yz01 unplaced genomic scaffold, ASM1463336v1 superscaf1, whole genome shotgun sequence genome harbors these coding sequences:
- the LOC127793220 gene encoding protein SPIRAL1-like 2 — MGRGVSSGGGQSSLGYLFGSGEAPAAAKNAEAQNSGQVANNGPAQKPAAHAPPVDVSKQIPAGIQGNTGNNYFRADGQNTGNFLTDRPSTKVQAAPGGGSSLDYLFGGGSK; from the exons ATGGGCCGTGGAGTCAGCAGCGGTGGGGGTCAGAGCTCCCTTGGCTACCTTTTTGGAAGTGGAGAGGCTCCAGCTGCTGCAAAGAATGCTGAAGCTCAAAATTCAGGACAGGTTGCAAATAATGGACCTGCCCAGAAGCCTGCTGCCCATGCACCGCCAGTAGATGTTTCTAAGCAGATTCCAGCTGGCATCCAAGGAAACACAGGAAACAACTATTTTCGAGCAGATGGCCAGAACACTGGCAATTTCCTCACG GATCGGCCTTCAACTAAGGTGCAGGCAGCTCCAGGCGGTGGATCTTCCCTTGATTACCTCTTTGGTGGTGGCAGCAAGTAG